The Zingiber officinale cultivar Zhangliang chromosome 2A, Zo_v1.1, whole genome shotgun sequence genomic sequence TGTTTTGCCATCTAAATCAGGTTTATACTGGTTGGCCGTCGGGCTTCTGATGTTTCATTTTGTATTCTCTTACACCATTCAACAACTCGACAAGTGCAGTGCTTCACGAATGCATGAACTTCAGGTTCTCATCTTCATTTGTGTTTCAGGTTGATGTGGACATTGCAACCCATATAGATATTTATGACGATGGACCTGACAAAAGGTATGAATAATTCTAACAACCTAATCTTTCGCTGTCATATTTATCAATGAATGTCTCTTTTCTTTTGGCATATGTAGTGTGCATACTCGGTCTTTTAATAGTTAAAATTATATGTGCTCTGAAACAAAAGTAAATGTTGCGACAACTCCCATTAAATGGATGATCTTGCTACTTATCCACATTCACATACTTCTCCTCAGCTTACTTGTGGTAGAGACAGCAGACCGGCCCGGTTTGCTGGTTGATCTTGTCAGGATCATCAATGACATAAATATCACAGTCCAGTCTGGAGAGTTCGACACCGAAGTAAAATAATTGGCTCTGTCAAGTTCTTTATACATACCCATCAATCGAGTTAGTAAACCCTTTCTCCTTGCAGGGAttgtttgccaaagcaaagttccaTGTCAGTTACAGGAACAAAGCCATCATCAAGTCCCTGCAACAGGTATGGTTTATCTACAAGAATTCTAATTCCACAATGTTATCTCCTCAACGATCTTTAAAAAGTGCGTGTGACCTTGTAGGTTCTCTTTAATAGCTTGAGCTATTTCTTGAGGAGGCCAACGACCGAGGACGCGAGCTTTTAGTCACTCCCTGGGCAGCTTTGTCATGGTAGAAATAAGAGAATGACTCCCAACATTTTACATACTGGAAAAACCAAATTATGTTGTAATACATTACCTTTGATTCTAAATTGACGCTGCATTCATGTTTCTTTTTCTCAACCTGACTTCGTTGCATGAAGATGTTGACTGCATTTAAGTTTTTATATCATGTTGAtcataataaattttcaattatacAAATAAGTTTATTGTAATTCACATATCGAAACCTGAAAAAGGTTTCCTGTAATCTAACACAACTAATAAGC encodes the following:
- the LOC122042717 gene encoding ACT domain-containing protein DS12, chloroplastic-like isoform X3; amino-acid sequence: MNSLRNLGLHVVKANEYSDSTGKHHRFMITNSFMDKALLLSTGRKIDDPELLETIRLTIITNMLQYHPESSSKLAMGATFGVEPPEQNVDVDIATHIDIYDDGPDKSLLVVETADRPGLLVDLVRIINDINITVQSGEFDTEGLFAKAKFHVSYRNKAIIKSLQQVLFNSLSYFLRRPTTEDASF